Proteins from one Portunus trituberculatus isolate SZX2019 chromosome 38, ASM1759143v1, whole genome shotgun sequence genomic window:
- the LOC123515231 gene encoding la-related protein 6-like produces MMTEDFNDSGVEESLGESIMRLALNCNSSPESLEEDCPQDPEPANTSVSGEVQPMTRDMSLSSEETSPSGAEDLLETTNNGPMSREERVASIKEMLEIYFSDNYLTRDIFLLKHFRRSKEGWISLKFMAAYKRIKRITKCLEEVKEAAQQSSLLQVSSDGTKVRRLAPMPACIEEYIPTRMTLVGELPQDLRNLTTLSKYMASYGTITSIQLMRPGVTLPEILRETVQSFPKVREQWCALIEFDEIAAVEKLMDTINGGLENWSHSWAMELIMPWRSGKTIDYSSSFNKNRCWSCPSSGYSSPCLTPEQSPSVAGRRSGMRGCTKRERMMQQANPCHSYVCQHQVATTPSPITSPRKYYCRGGHFINSGESVSPRRSPQMTEANRSVNWRAPVLPSH; encoded by the coding sequence ATGATGACCGAAGACTTCAACGATAGTGGCGTGGAGGAGTCCCTCGGAGAGTCCATCATGCGCCTCGCACTCAACTGTAACTCGAGTCCCGAGAGCCTAGAGGAAGACTGTCCCCAGGATCCTGAACCTGCGAACACCAGTGTCTCCGGTGAGGTCCAGCCCATGACCCGCGACATGTCTCTCAGCTCCGAGGAGACGTCTCCTTCAGGAGCAGAGGATCTGCTGGAGACCACCAATAATGGACCGATGAGCCGGGAGGAGCGTGTGGCCTCCATCAAGGAGATGTTAGAGATCTACTTCAGCGACAACTACCTCACTCGGGATATATTCCTCCTCAAACACTTCCGCCGCAGCAAAGAGGGCTGGATCTCCTTGAAGTTTATGGCGGCCTACAAGAGGATCAAGCGGATAACCAAGTgcctggaggaggtgaaggaggcggcACAGCAGTCATCGTTACTACAAGTAAGTTCCGACGGTACTAAGGTGCGCCGTCTCGCACCTATGCCAGCTTGTATTGAAGAATACATTCCGACACGCATGACGTTGGTGGGCGAGCTTCCTCAAGACTTGCGGAACCTTACCACTCTCTCCAAGTACATGGCAAGTTACGGAACCATCACGTCCATCCAGCTGATGCGACCAGGTGTCACGCTTCCGGAAATACTGCGTGAGACTGTGCAGAGTTTCCCCAAAGTGCGGGAACAGTGGTGCGCTCTGATCGAGTTTGACGAAATCGCCGCCGTGGAGAAGTTGATGGACACCATAAACGGCGGGCTGGAGAACTGGAGCCACAGCTGGGCCATGGAGCTCATCATGCCGTGGCGCAGCGGCAAGACCATCGACTACTCCAGTAGCTTCAATAAAAACCGGTGTTGGTCTTGCCCTTCGTCGGGCTACTCATCCCCATGCCTCACACCGGAGCAGTCGCCCAGCGTGGCCGGCCGTCGCTCCGGGATGCGCGGGTGCACCAAACGCGAACGAATGATGCAGCAGGCCAATCCGTGCCACTCCTACGTGTGTCAGCATCAGGTTGCCACCACGCCGTCTCCCATAACCTCCCCACGCAAGTACTACTGTCGAGGGGGACATTTCATCAACTCAGGGGAGAGTGTCTCGCCCCGCCGTTCACCTCAAATGACGGAGGCGAACAGAAGCGTCAACTGGCGAGCTCCAGTGCTCCCCTCTCACTGA